A section of the Saccharomyces paradoxus strain CBS432 chromosome XII sequence genome encodes:
- the RCK2 gene encoding serine/threonine protein kinase RCK2 (Protein kinase involved in response to oxidative and osmotic stress~similar to YLR248W) has protein sequence MLKIKALFSKKKPDQADLSQESKKSFKGKTRSSGANNKDVPQNSSPPKQSHQGGNTMQYPSAIADDHHMKSLTDELVTTIDSDSSPSDNITTENVETVTSVPAIDVHESSEDQLSYDPLMSDESLSGQSEVISDIQDGDTDDDNMEDEIPEKSFLEQKELIGYKLINKIGEGAFSKVFRAIPAKNSSNEFLTKNYKAVAIKVIKKADLSSINGDHRKKDKGKDNTKTSSRDQVLKEVALHKTVSAGCSQIVAFIDFQETDSYYYIIQELLTGGEIFGEIVRLTYFSEDLSRHVVKQLALAVKHMHSLGVVHRDIKPENLLFEPIEFTRSVKPKLRKSDDPQTKADEGIFTPGIGGGGIGIVKLADFGLSKQIFSKNTKTPCGTVGYTAPEVVKDEHYSMKVDMWGIGCVLYTMLCGFPPFYDEKIDTLTEKISRGEYTFLKPWWDEISPGAKNAVAKLLELEPSKRYDIDQFLDDPWLNSFDCLPKEGDSSQKKAGTSERRHPHKKQFQLFQRDSSLLFSPAAVAMRDAFDIGNAVKRTEEDRMGTRGGLGSLAEDEESEDSNNGARGDEQLEQDMFQLTLDTSTILQRRKKVQDNDVGPKIPISATIRE, from the coding sequence ATGCTCAAAATAAAGGCCCTTTTCTCGAAAAAGAAGCCGGATCAGGCGGATTTGTCTCAGGAATCtaaaaaatcattcaaGGGTAAGACTAGGTCAAGTGGTGCAAACAACAAAGATGTTCCCCAGAATAGTTCTCCCCCGAAGCAAAGTCACCAGGGCGGAAATACGATGCAGTACCCCAGTGCCATCGCAGATGATCATCATATGAAATCTTTAACTGATGAATTAGTAACCACAATAGACTCAGACTCCTCTCCGAGTGATAATATTACCACTGAAAATGTGGAAACAGTTACTTCCGTGCCAGCTATCGATGTCCATGAAAGTAGTGAAGATCAACTAAGTTATGACCCCTTAATGTCTGACGAATCTCTTTCGGGACAAAGCGAGGTCATTAGTGATATCCAGGATGGCGATactgatgatgacaatatggaagatgaaattcCGGAAAAATCTTTCCTCGAACAAAAGGAGTTGATAGGCTACAAGCTGATCAATAAAATCGGTGAAGGTGCTTTCTCAAAAGTGTTTAGGGCAATACCTGCTAAAAATAGTTCTAATGAGTTTTTGACTAAAAACTATAAAGCTGTAGCCATTAAAGTTATTAAAAAGGCAGATTTATCCTCCATTAATGGTGATCATCGCAAGAAGGACAAGGGCAAAGATAACACTAAGACTTCTTCCAGGGATCAAGTCTTGAAAGAAGTAGCACTACATAAGACGGTTTCTGCTGGCTGTTCACAAATTGTTGCGTTCATAGACTTCCAAGAAACAGATAGCtactattatattattcAAGAGTTACTAACCGGTGGAGAAATCTTCGGCGAAATTGTCAGATTGACCTATTTCAGTGAAGACTTATCAAGGCATGTGGTCAAACAATTAGCACTGGCTGTTAAACATATGCATTCATTAGGTGTAGTTCATCGTGATATAAAACCTGAGAATCTTCTTTTCGAACCGATTGAGTTTACGCGCTCTGTAAAACCAAAATTGAGGAAATCAGATGACCCGCAAACGAAGGCAGACGAGGGTATTTTCACACCAGGGattggtggtggtggaATTGGTATAGTAAAGCTAGCTGATTTTGGTTTGTccaaacaaattttttccaagaaCACCAAGACTCCTTGTGGTACAGTAGGTTATACTGCGCCTGAAGTTGTCAAAGATGAACATTATTCCATGAAAGTGGACATGTGGGGGATTGGATGTGTTTTATATACAATGCTATGTGGATTCCCGCCATTCTATGATGAGAAAATTGACACTTtgactgaaaaaatatcaaggGGTGAGTATACCTTTTTAAAACCTTGGTGGGATGAAATCAGCCCGGGTGCTAAGAATGCCGTGGCCAAACTATTAGAATTGGAGCCGTCTAAAAGATACGATATCGACCAGTTTTTGGATGACCCATGGTTGAACTCATTCGATTGTTTACCAAAGGAGGGCGATTCTTcacaaaagaaagcaggTACTTCCGAAAGACGCCATCCACATAAGAAACAATTCCAACTATTTCAAAGGGACTCCTCGCTACTGTTTTCACCAGCTGCTGTTGCTATGCGTGACGCCTTTGATATCGGTAATGCTGTGAAACGTACCGAAGAAGATCGTATGGGAACCCGTGGAGGATTGGGTTCCCTTGCTGAAGATGAGGAATCAGAAGATAGTAACAATGGCGCTCGAGGAGATGAGCAACTAGAACAAGACATGTTCCAACTAACACTGGACACGTCCACGATTCtgcaaagaagaaaaaaagttcaagaTAACGACGTAGGGCCTAAGATTCCAATCAGTGCCACTATCCGGGAATAG